In a genomic window of Anoplopoma fimbria isolate UVic2021 breed Golden Eagle Sablefish chromosome 6, Afim_UVic_2022, whole genome shotgun sequence:
- the oga gene encoding protein O-GlcNAcase has translation MVQKDKALETPQVDGEPSPSPVSGEACQEAPGPVEESGIGVEPTGHRKFICGVVEGFYGRPWTMEQRKELFRRQQKWGLSTYLYAPKDDYKHRMFWRELYSVEEAEQLMTLIGAAKEYGTEFIYAISPGLDITFSNQKEVSALKRKLDQVSHFGCKSFALLFDDIDHNMCPADKEVFSSFAHAQVSITNEIYQYLGEPETFLFCPTEYCGTFCYPNVAQSPYLHTVGEKLLPGIEVLWTGPKVVSKDISVESIEEVSKILKRAPVIWDNIHANDYDQKRLFLGPYKGRSTELIPRLKGVLTNPNCEFESNFVAIHTLATWYKSNMNGVRKDVVMTDGEDSTVSIQIKLENEGSDEELETDILYSPQLALKLALTEWLEDFVEPHQYNSRQVPQSGAKGTAIDVSSMAAPSLCSSTTVTTVFQQPIMSPAMPPLCLDPLLHTVAKRPLEEEEVEVEVEKKDSDEEPMEMVVEKLDEPEPEAEADPEEKQVDPVLADKMAEDLKPMDTDKESLSESKSPEESIQEDLGSDIAPMQTDDLLKQDLFVPGPDEQPLFEAEPLTLEDLSLLAELFYLPYEHGPKAVQMLKEFNWLRANSSVVSINCKRKETEKVAEWQSRAEKFEDMCCSVMQMFTRLSNSANRTILYDLYPYIWDIKSNISMVKSFVQWLGCRSQSSAQFLRGDQEPWAFRGGLAGEFQRLLPIDGANDLFYQPPPSLPTSKIYSIRPYYPKDETAIYKICKEMYSEGMEEVPASDEESDLIGDRLVGGLLSLSSDYGFVLEDDEGICGYALGTVDVQPFFKKCKLNWIPFMQEKYVKPDCEKDLTDAEKMMLSFHEEEEGLPDSFLSNFPSLIKVDIHAKVTDPSVAKSMMGCLLSSLKADGSLGAFCQVRQTDKRMMDFYSKLGCFEVAKMEGFPKDVIIMGRSL, from the exons ATGGTTCAGAAAGACAAGGCGCTGGAGACACCTCAAGTGGACGGTGAGCCGAGCCCCAGCCCAGTCTCCGGAGAGGCTTGTCAGGAGGCCCCCGGCCCGGTGGAGGAGTCCGGCATCGGAGTCGAACCGACGGGTCACAGGAAATTCATCTGCGGAGTAGTGGAAG GCTTTTATGGTCGACCATGGACCATGGAACAGAGGAAAGAGTTGTTCAGAAG GCAGCAGAAATGGGGACTGAGTACATACCTTTATGCACCCAAGGATGACTACAAACACAGAATGTTCTGGAGAGAGCTGTACTCAGTGGAAGAAGCAG AGCAACTCATGACTTTGATTGGGGCTGCTAAGGAGTATGGGACAGAGTTCATCTACGCTATTTCCCCTGGACTGGACATCACCTTCTCCAACCAGAAAGAGGTTTCTGCACTCAAGAGGAAGCTCGATCAG gTTTCTCACTTCGGCTGCAAGTCATTTGCCTTACTTTTTGACGATATTGACCACAACATGTGCCCTGCTGACAAAGAGGTGTTCAGCTCATTTGCACACGCTCAGGTTTCCATTACCAACGAAATCTACCAGTACCTGGGAGAGCCTGAAACCTTTCTCTTCTGTCCCACAG AGTACTGTGGAACATTCTGCTACCCAAATGTCGCTCAGTCCCCCTACCTCCACACAGTAGGAGAGAAGCTACTGCCTGGCATTGAAGTGCTATGGACAG GCCCTAAGGTGGTGTCCAAAGACATCTCAGTCGAATCAATTGAAGAGGTGTCAAAAATCCTAAAAAGAGCCCCGGTGATCTGGGACAACATTCACGCCAATGATTATGACCAGAAGAGGCTGTTCTTGGGTCCATACAAGGGCCGCTCCACAGAGCTCATCCCCAGACTGAAGGGAGTGCTCACCAACCCTAACTGCGAGTTTGAGTCCAACTTTGTAGCGATCCACACTCTGGCCACCTGGTACAAGTCCAACATGAATGGGGTGCGCAAGGATGTGGTCATGA CCGACGGGGAGGACAGCACAGTGTCCATCCAGATCAAGTTAGAGAACGAAGGCAGTGATGAAGAACTGGAGACGGACATTCTCTACAGCCCGCAGCTTGCTCTCAAACTGGCTCTCACAGAATGGCTCGAAGATTTTGTTGAGCCTCATCAATACAACA GCCGACAGGTGCCCCAGAGTGGTGCCAAAGGCACAGCCATCGATGTGTCATCCATGgccgctccctctctctgctcttctaCAACAGTCACAACTGTGTTCCAGCAGCCCATCATGTCTCCAGCCATGCCGCCTCTCTGTCTGGATCCGCTCTTACACACCGTGGCAAAGAGAcctctggaggaagaggag gtggaggtggaggtggagaagaaGGACTCAGATGAGGAGCCCATGGAGATGGTGGTTGAGAAACTGGATGAGCCGGAGCCAGAAGCAGAAGCGGACCCAGAGGAGAAGCAGGTTGATCCTGTTTTAGCTGACAAGATGGCCGAGGACCTGAAGCCCATGGATACAGACAAGGAGAGTCTCTCAGAGTCAAAATCCCCTGAGGAGTCTATCCAGGAGGACCTTGGCAGTGATATCGCCCCTATGCAGACAGATGATCTGCTCAAACAG GATTTGTTTGTGCCTGGGCCCGACGAGCAGCCCCTGTTCGAAGCAGAGCCCCTCACACTTGAGGACCTGAGCTTGCTGGCAGAGCTCTTCTACCTGCCTTATGAACACGGGCCCAAGGCCGTGCAGATGTTAAAGGAGTTCAACTGGCTGAGAGCCAACAGCAGCGTCGTCAGTATCAACTGCAAGAGAAAGGAAACTGAAAAG GTAGCGGAATGGCAATCAAGGGCAGAGAAGTTCGAGGATATGTGCTGCTCCGTCATGCAGATGTTCACACGGCTGTCCAATTCAGCCAACCGCACCATCCTGTATGACCTCTACCCGTACATCTGGGACATCAAGAGCAACATTTCTATGGTCAAGTCTTTTGTCCAGTGGCTAG GGTGTCGTAGTCAGTCCTCAGCACAGTTCCTTAGAGGAGACCAAGAACCCTGGGCCTTTAGGGGAGGTCTAGCAGGAGAGTTCCAG AGATTGTTGCCAATAGATGGGGCAAACGATCTTTTCTACCAACCTCCACCTTCATTGCCAACCTCCAAAATCTATTCCATAAGGCCGTACTATCCCAAAGATGAG aCTGCGATTTATAAAATCTGTAAAGAAATGTACAGTGAAGGGATGGAGGAAGTACCGGCCTCTGATGAGGAATCTGATCTCATAGGAGACAG gttAGTAGGAGGTCTCCTCTCACTGAGCTCAGACTACGGGTTTGTGCTCGAGGACGATGAAGGGATCTGCGGTTATGCTCTCGGTACTGTGGATGTCCAGCCCTTCTTCAAGAAATGCAAGTTGAACTGGATTCCCTTCATGCAAGAGAAATACGTCAAACCTGACTGCGAGAAGGACCTCACAGACGCTGAG AAAATGATGCTGAGTTTccacgaagaggaggagggtctCCCCGACTCTTTCCTCTCCAACTTCCCCTCTCTCATCAAGGTCGACATTCATGCCAAGGTCACTGACCCCAGTGTGGCCAAAAGCATGATGGGATGTCTGCTATCTTCTCTTAAGGCCGACG ggTCCCTAGGTGCGTTCTGCCAGGTTCGTCAGACTGACAAGAGAATGATGGACTTTTATAGTAAACTGGGATGCTTTGAAGTGGCCAAAATGGAGGGCTTTCCCAAAGACGTCATCATTATGGGACGCAGCCTATGA
- the npm3 gene encoding nucleoplasmin-3, with translation MSHIDDESSDLGMAGQSKLESFLFSCELSSKVPFYTFQGDEEEDLEHFLELRTICLGEGAKEESNVVEVMAMNHQGKSISVPIANLHLSCLPMVSLGEFELKAPVTIRLKAGTGPVTVSGLHLIASQVEDSDLSDDDDDDDDDEEEEISPIKPAKKKQKQ, from the exons ATGTCTCACATCGACGATGAATCCTCGGATCTCGGAATGGCGGGTCAATCGAAGTTGGAGAGCTTCCTGTTCA gctGCGAGCTGTCCTCTAAAGTACCTTTCTACACTTTCcaaggagacgaggaggaggacttGGAGCACTTCCTTGAACTCAGAACA ATATGTCTGGGAGAGGGTGCCAAGGAGGAGAGTAATGTGGTGGAGGTAATGGCCATGAACCACCAAGGAAAGAGTATATCAGTGCCCATCGCCAACCTTCACCTCAGCTGTCTGCCGATG GTGAGTCTTGGAGAGTTTGAGCTGAAGGCTCCAGTGACCATCCGGCTCAAGGCTGGAACAGGACCAGTAACCGTCAGCGGATTACACCTCATAG CCTCACAGGTCGAAGATTCTGACCTGTcggatgatgatgacgacgacgatgatgacgaggaggaagagatcAGCCCAATTAAACCAgcaaagaagaagcagaagcagtAG